ttagaaaaatattTAATCTTAGTGAAAAGTACCTGTGGAGGAATCATGGCAGGGGGAGCTTGTCCATAAAATATCTGCTGCCCCATACCAGGAGCACCAGGATACATGGGCATACGGGGAGCCATCATTGTAGGTGCCATTGCAACAGGCCTCATTTGTGAAAATTGTGCCTAAATGCAACAAAATTCAAGTACATAAGACAAAAATAATCGTACTTAGAACTAATAAGAAATATACAACTAATCAATCACTCATCTTACCTGCAACTTTGCCCTTCTCTCTTCCTTACGCTGTGCAAGCGCCACATACAAGGGTTTGCTCACTATCATTTTCCCATTCATCTCAGAAAGCTGAAAATATGAGAAAAATAAGGTATATTAGTTTACTAGtagaatattaaaaaaaaaaaaaaaaaaaaaaaaaaaaaggaaaaaggtcCAACATGTCACTTACAGCTCTAGAAGCCTCTTCAGAAGATGAAAATGTAACAAATCCAGAGCCTCTACTGATTCCACTCGGATCGCGCATAACCTGTATAcacacaaataaaaaaaaaataaagataaatGTAACAGGTAACATTATGGTAATATCTCAAGAAACTTATGCCAAGGGGTGAGTGCAAATATAAAAAGGTTGCAACTTTCCTTAAATGGTCAAATTAGAAACAAACCTTGCATGAAGTGATGGTACCATACTCAGAGAAAATTTCCTTAAGCTTTTCATCATCGATGGTGTCATCCAGGTTCTTGATATACAAGTTAACACCTTGAAACTTGTCAACAGCTTCTTTTGCAGTCTGCTGGAATCGACTCTTAAGTTCAAGCTCTCGTTCTGACTTCTTCTGAGCCTTCCCAACATACCACTCCTTATCATCGATCTTCTTCCCATTTAACGCCTCAACAGCGTTAGCAGCATCATCAGCATTCTCAAAATTAACAAATCCAAACCCTTTAGATTTACCATCTCCATCTCTCATAACAACAGCACTTGTAATTATTCCATATTCACCAAATGTTGTTTTCAGATCATCGTCAGTAGTGGATTCAGAAAGGTTTTTCACGTACACGTTATTGAACTTTGTTCTGCTTAAAGAAGAGTCACGTTCTTGCTTACGAAGAAAATGACCAACGTAAACTTGTTTGTCATTGATCAGCATACCATTTAGTTTGTCAATTGCATTTTGAGAAGCTTCTTCAGTTTCAAACTGCACAAAGCCATAACCTTTCGATTGACCAGTACCATCAGTCGCTATCTTGCAAGAAAGAATACTACCAAAGCTAGAAAATGTGTCATGCAACGCTTTGTTGTCAATCGACTTATCCAAGTTCTGCACACACATGAAAAGGTAAATTTTAACCTGTGTCGCTTTAACGAAATCAATACACCAacaatgataaataaataaatcaacAAATAACCTTAATGAATATATTCCCGGTACCACTTTTACGAATGCTTGGGTCCCGAATGGAATAACAGATTCGGATAGCCTTTCCATTAACACTTGAGAAGTTCAGCACATCAATAGCCCTTGCAGCTGCAATACAATTATACGTAAAATGTAAACAATGGAAAACACAAGCATTATACTACAAAAGAAGCCCCTTAAGCATACAAAATCACAGATTACGGATAAATATACAAACTTGCCTACGAAAGCAGAGTTTTTTTTTCTTTAGCATTGTGTACTACTAATAATCCACATTAACAATACGTACTACGTATAGTCTTAAAAGGTTGATTGAAACACAAATATCCTTTCAGAATTATTCGTATAAAATGCGTTAAAAAATGAGCTCAATTTGTGTACCAATAATAACCATCTGTTTAAATAAAATCCTTTATTACGAAGTATAAATTATAATCTCATctcattaattattatttatttaagcataACTATTGCGATCAAAAAATTAAATGATTGTGCTTGATTACATCACATCAcagcataaaaatataaatatgtacaaatcaaaaaataaaatttgtaaaTTGGGGAATGTAGATACAAAAACTCACCATCATTAGGGCTACTGTAATTAACATAACCATAACCAAGCGATCTCCGAGTGCTCAAATCCCTACAAACCCTAACTGACACAACCTGTCCAACTTGATTAAACAAATCATACAATTGCGAATCAGTAACATTAAATTCAAGGTCTCCAACGTAAAGCGACGTCGTTGAAAACGGCTGATTTCCACCAGCTACCGCCGCAACCACCGCCGCTGCACCGGCCACACCACTGGCCGTGGCCGTCGCTGCCGCAACCACCGCCGCAGCACCGGATACCGTCGGTGGTTGTACCTGAATCTGTGCCATTTTTTCTCAAATTGAATAAAAATAGAATGGAAATTCAAAAAATTGGGGGCTGTTTTCTAAAAAATGGCGAAAAGGGGATAAATTAAGAACGAATGTATAGATACAGATAAATGTGTATGTATAGATCAGAAAgagaatttttatttttttggagGGCAGACAAACCTGCACTGCAAATTATGATGAAGGCATGTAGTGGTTTTTATATGTTGAATTGAAACCCTAGTTTAGAGAGTGTGGGGTTGGGTGATCACGACCGTTGATATTGTGATCTGTGATTTGATTATGAGTGTCTGGACCAGGCCTACGCATATGAATTTAAGATAGATTCGTATGGACGGTTAGGATCATGGGTTAAATGATGGTGTTGTGATCAGGTGTTTCGCGTTGTAGGAAGCTATGTTGCATCTCATTCGGGTTCTGGACTTCTGGTGGGTGTAGACTTTGATTTGGATAATGGGCCTAGTTAAAGTTATTTGGAATCTGAAAGTCTTTGTTTATTCGAGTTTATCGTGTGATATTCTGAATCTGACGcaaaataataattacattaatctaAGAAGATTAGTTAGACCATATTACCTTAATTCTTTTAACTATGCTCGATGCGTGGTGGAACTTGAACTTTTTTTATTGAGAGTCTCAAAATTAGCCAAAATTATTTGATGTATAAGCcgttttacatatatatatgtgtacttCTATACGAAAAATATCTTAAATCAACTATATATCGCAATATATTATGAAGCGGATGTAATGTAAACAATGCTAAATGCTAAATTGTATTCCGTAGTTAGTAATTAAATAAATCTGAACCGTATTATATGGTTATGCGTGAAGTTATTAAGAATTTAACACATCAATTTCTAAAATAGATTTAATAAGAATTAGTATGTTCATATGGAAATAAATAGAcgcaagaagaaaaaaaaatcatcATAGGtgctaataataaaaagaaaaaagtaAAATAATGAAAAAACAAACTAATTACATGGAATTAAAAATTTCATATTCTCATCTTCATACCCTAGGTCAAGTTATAGGAGAGCCAGATGAACAAATCTAGTCAAATTAACTTCAAGTAGTAACATATTTACACTACTAGCATAAAAGTGAGGGGAGGCTATGGCCCTCTTGCAATTAGGGCCTGTTTATTTACAGCTTAATGGCCTGAATTGAGGGAAGGCATTATTCGGTAATCAATATGTAGTGTTTACTAACTGCTTAACTTAATGAAATGGCTATACCAAGGCATTTCTCGGTCATTCAAAAAAGCACACTTATATCCATTCAGCAGGTAATCTTTACAATATTATCCTCCTCTTTAATTTTATCTTCAATTTCCTTCCAAAAACATACAACTACAACCATCGATCAAATAAATTTGACAACCGTCGACCACCGATGAATCAGGGAGAACCGCTTGTATCTCCCATTGTATCTCCGACGACTACCATTTTAATGTTTTTGTTTCTAGGTAAAAGCAAAACCCAGTTTTCTATTGTTATTACTCTGGATGATTTTATATTTCAACTTGGAAATCAATTGTAAATTTTATGAGGCTGAAACAATTTGAGTGATGGGAAAAATGTTCATAAAGAATCGAAAAGAAAGATAGCAATTTATTTGCAGTAGGTGAGGCTTTCAATTGTTACTTTTTAGATGATGGAGATGGCGATATTTTACAAGGGTAAAATGGTATTTTGTTCTTATTGAGACAATTTATTAAGCAAAAAAGTAAACAACTCTTTTTATTTTCATCTAGATGCATAATGCTTATCATTATTCATATAGTTATCTATATCCATAAAGAAACTTATTGAAAATAAAGTAAACAGGCCCTTAGGCATAGTTCCGCCCTTGCCCGTGGATACACGCACTCGCCCCCTTTTGGTTTCAGACATAGGTACTGGCGGGAATGACTTTTTTTAGGATGAGGATCGCGATTTTAACGCACTTCCTAAAGCGGTTTTGATTGGTGACGGATTCGCAAATGTCTTGACTTTCAACATCGTCAATCGGCCGGAGAAAGAATAGTTTTCGGTTTagtgtttagtttgttggtaagaTTGGTGTGTTGTTGTATTTTTTGAATTACGTTAGTTTTAGTTTCTTTTGTGGTTGGTAGAGGAGGCTCGGTTTTAAATAGTTTTAGCGCGTTATCACAAAACCAAATGCAGATCACACTTTCCTCTTTAAATCTTTCTTACGATAATCGATGGGCTCATGAAGATACAATAGTTttgatcttccaaaatcaaagtatGCAATGATTATCTATTCATGATTCAATACTGATTTTACCAAATCTTAAGCAAATCAATCTAAGGTTCTTTGTTATCGAAGCATTCATCCATAAACATTGAAGCATTCATCCATAAACAGTTAGGGTTCTTCAATGTTAATGCCCATGTAAGATTTATACTGTACATCAGTTTCATATTGGGCATCTTTGTTATCGAAGCATTCATCTAGATATAATTAGGGTTCATGTATCATGTATTCATCAATTTCTTCCATTCGGTTCCATCTCCAAGTAAGAATAAATTAAATCTTTTTTTTCGTGGGTGATTTCAATTTTTTGATTTCTTGACTTCCTACTCCTCTTGATTGATGTATACATTTTCAGAAGGATATGATTGTGACTACGAATACGGGTATAATTTTGATCGAATCAGAAAAAGCTAGACTCAAAAAAATTAATGGAAGTTGAAAGAGGTATTACATCTTGCAGGCTTTACGAAATCATTAAACTGTT
This genomic window from Rutidosis leptorrhynchoides isolate AG116_Rl617_1_P2 chromosome 2, CSIRO_AGI_Rlap_v1, whole genome shotgun sequence contains:
- the LOC139893984 gene encoding polyadenylate-binding protein 2-like; the encoded protein is MAQIQVQPPTVSGAAAVVAAATATASGVAGAAAVVAAVAGGNQPFSTTSLYVGDLEFNVTDSQLYDLFNQVGQVVSVRVCRDLSTRRSLGYGYVNYSSPNDAARAIDVLNFSSVNGKAIRICYSIRDPSIRKSGTGNIFIKNLDKSIDNKALHDTFSSFGSILSCKIATDGTGQSKGYGFVQFETEEASQNAIDKLNGMLINDKQVYVGHFLRKQERDSSLSRTKFNNVYVKNLSESTTDDDLKTTFGEYGIITSAVVMRDGDGKSKGFGFVNFENADDAANAVEALNGKKIDDKEWYVGKAQKKSERELELKSRFQQTAKEAVDKFQGVNLYIKNLDDTIDDEKLKEIFSEYGTITSCKVMRDPSGISRGSGFVTFSSSEEASRALSEMNGKMIVSKPLYVALAQRKEERRAKLQAQFSQMRPVAMAPTMMAPRMPMYPGAPGMGQQIFYGQAPPAMIPPQAGFGYQQQLIPGMRPGGSPMQNYFVPVVQQGQQDQRLGGRRGAGPVQQNQQPVPMMQQQMGVPRGGGGRMYRYPFRNDANNMRGGGVRGGMLPVPYDMAGGILPRDAAAAAAAAMQQPMPITALASALANAPPDQQRTMLGENLYPLVDQLEHEHAAKVTGMLLEMDQTEVLHLLESPEALKAKVAEAMEVLRNVQQANNTPSAQLASLSLNENLAA